A window of Haliscomenobacter hydrossis DSM 1100 contains these coding sequences:
- a CDS encoding RNA polymerase sigma factor, with amino-acid sequence MRDFEVIHVYLQTQANPCFTLLYNRYVSKVYAKCISILKNEELAHDATQEIFTKIFLNLSKFGEKAQFSTWIYSITYNFCIDYLRRNKKQGELFTDDIEKAPDPVDEVPDEALLQLEVDTLRKVLDEIPTPDRIILLMKYQDDMPIKDIAEILNKTESAVKMQIKRAKEKAHKVKEELMPAIN; translated from the coding sequence ATGCGGGATTTTGAAGTCATCCACGTTTACCTACAAACGCAGGCAAACCCGTGTTTTACACTTCTTTACAACCGCTATGTAAGTAAGGTTTATGCAAAGTGTATTTCCATCCTCAAGAACGAGGAACTGGCTCACGATGCTACGCAGGAAATCTTTACGAAGATTTTTCTCAACCTTTCCAAATTTGGTGAAAAGGCACAGTTCTCCACCTGGATTTATTCCATCACCTACAACTTTTGCATCGACTACCTGCGCAGAAACAAAAAACAAGGTGAACTTTTTACCGACGATATCGAGAAGGCACCCGATCCTGTCGACGAAGTTCCCGATGAGGCGCTGCTTCAACTTGAAGTAGATACCCTGCGCAAGGTTTTGGATGAAATCCCTACCCCTGATCGCATCATCCTTTTGATGAAATACCAGGATGATATGCCGATCAAGGACATTGCCGAGATTTTGAATAAGACTGAAAGCGCGGTTAAAATGCAAATAAAACGTGCCAAAGAAAAGGCTCATAAGGTCAAAGAAGAACTTATGCCAGCCATAAATTAA
- a CDS encoding methyltransferase domain-containing protein, whose translation MTTFDHAILACPITKENLRMVDLNQTQLAFFEKYKPHFQGFINDSNTVVYPVVQGVIVLLPNYAMLANGEEKPMPFDKDRVFRYYNQIEYEQLDDSIVYSDAKKFVDFRPVNKTYLENALKRVSKYIAPTGKYCLDIASGPIGLKEYLELSAGYEWRICIDISINALIQAKKNLGEEKGIFICGDITNIPLQAEVCAAVISQHTLYHVPKNEQETAVRELYRVAKEGACIAIVYNWFYHSLLMNIALLPLQVYRVIRHLLGKFYVKLWPSKPRLYFYPHSYFWFKNLGYGDKLNIYVWRTLNVQFMRLYIHDWLGGQKMLQFFQHLEDRFPKTMGFLGDYPLIVIKK comes from the coding sequence ATGACAACTTTTGACCACGCTATTCTCGCCTGCCCAATCACCAAAGAAAACCTTAGAATGGTTGATTTGAACCAAACCCAACTTGCCTTTTTTGAAAAATACAAACCACATTTTCAAGGATTTATAAATGACTCCAATACTGTTGTTTATCCCGTTGTTCAAGGTGTGATCGTTTTGCTTCCAAATTATGCAATGCTGGCCAATGGCGAAGAAAAGCCGATGCCATTTGATAAAGACCGGGTGTTTAGGTATTACAACCAAATTGAGTATGAGCAACTGGATGATTCCATCGTGTATTCGGACGCAAAAAAATTTGTGGATTTCAGGCCAGTCAACAAAACCTATCTCGAAAATGCACTCAAAAGGGTCAGCAAGTATATCGCACCGACCGGGAAGTATTGCCTGGACATTGCTTCGGGGCCAATTGGTTTAAAAGAATACCTCGAACTTTCAGCAGGATACGAGTGGAGGATTTGCATCGACATATCCATCAATGCACTTATCCAGGCGAAAAAAAATCTGGGCGAAGAAAAGGGCATTTTTATTTGTGGAGACATCACCAATATCCCCTTGCAAGCAGAGGTTTGTGCTGCGGTTATCTCTCAACATACCCTTTACCATGTGCCTAAAAATGAGCAAGAAACTGCCGTTCGAGAATTGTATCGCGTTGCAAAAGAGGGGGCATGCATTGCCATTGTTTACAACTGGTTTTACCATTCATTGCTGATGAATATTGCTTTATTGCCCTTACAAGTTTATCGAGTGATTCGGCACCTTTTGGGCAAATTTTACGTCAAACTGTGGCCATCCAAACCGCGTTTGTACTTTTATCCGCACAGCTATTTTTGGTTCAAAAATTTGGGATATGGAGACAAGCTGAACATCTATGTGTGGCGTACTTTGAATGTTCAGTTCATGCGTTTGTACATTCATGATTGGCTGGGAGGACAAAAGATGCTACAATTCTTCCAGCATCTTGAGGATCGATTCCCCAAAACAATGGGCTTTTTAGGCGATTACCCGCTGATTGTGATCAAGAAATAA
- a CDS encoding S41 family peptidase codes for MKRIAKYTLWLLPLVLLTVAFTEYPSTRQDFEISKNLEIFANMYKELNSAYVDDLDPGKVMRTGIDAMLNNLDPFTNYIAEADIEGYRLLREGTSDNIGFEFKKIGDFVTVTEIFQGLPADKAGIKIGDQIVAVDNKDTKNKSSDEVDYVLRGATGTTAELTLRRPGQNSDFKVKINREEMEMPNVPYSGLVEGDVAYVSLSTFSQDAGKNIGNAVRELRRENPNIKGIILDLRGNGGGLLIEAVNLCNVFIPKNEIVVTTRGKLKEQDRSFRTQASGIEEDLPLTVLIDKNSASASEIVSGTLQDYDRGVLIGQRSYGKGLVQNTVEVGYNSRLKLTTAKYYIPSGRCIQSVEYRNGEPVDIADTRRAAFKTRNGRPVLDGGGVAPDIKIEQASNIPVVKSLQDQDIIFRFVTEYCKGKEKMPEIKDLRFTDFDAFLSFVQKEKFVFRTESEKLLEQFKQKVTDEGYNLSTAVSSLETALGAAQLELIRKHKDLISKLIEKDIAGRYYYANGRAQIGLLRDPEVQEAIKVIRDQAQYKSILKKS; via the coding sequence ATGAAAAGAATCGCGAAATACACCCTCTGGCTGTTGCCGCTGGTCCTGCTGACCGTGGCTTTCACCGAATATCCAAGTACCCGCCAAGATTTTGAGATCAGCAAGAACCTCGAAATTTTTGCCAACATGTACAAAGAGCTCAACTCGGCTTATGTAGACGACCTCGACCCGGGCAAAGTAATGCGCACGGGCATCGATGCTATGCTCAACAACCTTGATCCTTTCACCAATTACATCGCCGAAGCCGACATTGAAGGCTACCGCCTTTTGCGCGAAGGGACTTCAGACAACATTGGGTTTGAGTTCAAAAAGATTGGCGACTTTGTCACGGTTACTGAAATTTTCCAAGGTTTACCGGCAGATAAAGCGGGTATAAAAATAGGTGACCAGATTGTGGCGGTAGACAACAAGGACACCAAAAACAAAAGCAGCGACGAAGTAGATTACGTGTTGCGCGGTGCAACTGGTACTACTGCGGAGTTGACCCTGCGCCGCCCGGGCCAAAACAGCGACTTTAAAGTCAAAATCAATCGGGAAGAAATGGAAATGCCCAATGTACCCTACTCTGGCCTGGTAGAAGGAGACGTAGCCTACGTATCCCTGTCTACTTTTTCACAGGATGCGGGCAAAAACATTGGCAATGCAGTACGCGAATTGCGCCGGGAAAATCCCAACATCAAAGGCATCATCCTGGATTTGCGCGGGAATGGCGGTGGATTGTTGATTGAGGCGGTAAATCTCTGCAATGTATTCATCCCCAAAAATGAAATCGTGGTAACCACCCGCGGCAAACTCAAGGAACAAGACCGCAGTTTCCGTACGCAAGCTTCCGGCATTGAAGAAGATTTGCCACTGACGGTGCTGATTGACAAAAACTCGGCTTCGGCTTCCGAAATCGTGAGTGGCACCCTGCAGGATTACGACCGCGGTGTGCTGATCGGCCAACGCTCTTATGGCAAAGGTTTGGTACAAAACACGGTAGAAGTAGGCTACAATTCCCGCCTGAAGCTGACCACCGCCAAGTATTACATCCCCAGCGGGCGCTGCATCCAAAGTGTAGAGTACCGCAATGGTGAACCAGTGGATATAGCCGATACCCGCCGCGCGGCCTTCAAAACCCGCAATGGCCGACCCGTATTGGATGGTGGTGGGGTAGCACCCGATATCAAAATTGAACAAGCCAGCAATATTCCCGTGGTGAAATCACTGCAAGACCAGGACATCATTTTCCGTTTTGTAACCGAGTATTGCAAGGGTAAAGAAAAAATGCCGGAGATCAAGGATTTACGGTTCACTGACTTTGATGCCTTCCTTAGTTTTGTGCAAAAAGAAAAATTTGTTTTCCGCACCGAAAGTGAAAAACTGCTTGAACAGTTCAAGCAAAAAGTGACGGATGAAGGCTACAACCTCAGCACCGCAGTGAGTTCATTGGAAACTGCGCTTGGCGCGGCTCAGTTGGAGTTGATCCGCAAGCACAAAGACCTGATCAGCAAATTGATTGAAAAAGACATCGCCGGGCGCTATTATTACGCCAACGGGCGGGCACAGATTGGACTTTTGCGCGATCCTGAAGTACAAGAAGCCATTAAGGTGATTCGGGACCAAGCACAGTATAAGAGTATTTTGAAGAAAAGTTGA
- a CDS encoding hemolysin family protein encodes MGPDILLTVLLVFLNGFFVAAEFAIVKVRISQIQVKASESFAGRIAEGVVNNLDGYLAATQLGITLASLGLGWVGEDVMTKLILGAMEGMNIHLDEALAHRIALPIAFAVITVMHIVFGELAPKSLAIRYPTSTTLYTSLPLRAFYFVFRPFIYILNGFANFILKSIGIQPVPHAEIHSEDELKLIIAESAEGGAIRASERELIQNVFDFDDRTVRQVLKPRNQISAINVAMPIDDAIDYAIQEGYSRYPVYEENMDNILGFILTKDLLATLRGNRQGTLRSMTRELLFISSSKKISQVLRQFQEQKNQMAIVVNEFGGIVGLLTLEDIIEELVGDIQDETDTEMPIVEKISDSVFRVHAQHPVDEINAFLPFPLQESESYITLAGLIMEQSDELPEEGQELIIHPYQVRIVDMIQNSPSIIELLLLDVPSRDKDE; translated from the coding sequence ATGGGGCCTGATATATTACTCACTGTTCTCCTTGTATTCTTAAACGGATTTTTCGTTGCGGCAGAATTTGCCATTGTTAAAGTCCGTATCTCTCAAATTCAAGTCAAGGCCAGCGAAAGTTTTGCTGGACGCATCGCCGAGGGTGTAGTCAATAATTTGGATGGCTACCTGGCGGCAACCCAATTGGGCATTACGCTGGCCAGTTTGGGGCTGGGTTGGGTCGGCGAAGACGTCATGACCAAGCTGATTCTTGGGGCGATGGAAGGCATGAATATCCACCTGGATGAAGCCTTGGCCCACCGTATCGCACTACCCATCGCTTTTGCAGTCATCACCGTGATGCACATCGTGTTTGGCGAATTGGCACCCAAATCTTTGGCCATTCGTTATCCGACCTCTACCACGTTGTACACTTCACTGCCCTTGCGGGCCTTTTATTTTGTATTTCGGCCGTTTATTTACATCCTGAACGGATTTGCCAATTTCATTCTCAAATCGATTGGGATTCAGCCTGTACCACACGCTGAGATTCACTCGGAGGATGAGTTGAAGCTCATCATTGCCGAAAGTGCCGAAGGAGGAGCCATTCGGGCTTCTGAACGCGAACTCATCCAAAACGTATTCGACTTCGACGACCGTACAGTGCGTCAGGTGCTCAAACCACGCAACCAGATTTCGGCCATCAATGTGGCCATGCCCATCGATGATGCCATCGATTATGCCATACAGGAGGGATATTCTCGCTATCCGGTCTACGAAGAAAACATGGACAATATCCTTGGCTTCATCTTGACCAAAGATTTGCTGGCCACCTTGCGTGGTAATCGACAGGGTACCCTGCGCAGCATGACCAGGGAGTTGTTGTTTATTTCCTCCAGCAAAAAAATCAGCCAGGTTTTGCGCCAGTTTCAGGAGCAAAAAAACCAAATGGCCATCGTGGTCAACGAATTCGGCGGAATTGTGGGTTTGCTGACCCTGGAAGACATCATCGAAGAATTGGTGGGGGATATTCAGGACGAAACCGATACGGAAATGCCGATCGTGGAAAAAATATCCGACAGTGTTTTCAGGGTTCATGCCCAACATCCTGTGGATGAAATCAATGCATTTTTACCTTTTCCCTTGCAAGAAAGTGAATCCTATATTACGCTGGCTGGATTGATCATGGAACAAAGTGATGAACTGCCGGAAGAAGGCCAGGAACTCATCATTCACCCTTATCAGGTACGCATCGTCGACATGATCCAGAATAGCCCTTCGATTATCGAATTGTTGTTGCTGGATGTGCCTTCGAGGGATAAAGATGAATAG
- a CDS encoding tetratricopeptide repeat protein codes for MSKIPKGRKSVGGKPGSGKSIPTTKITTPTASEINAALEGSKSPQRLHLAILLGLSILLYANTLGHEFVLDDAIVITENMHVQKGWAGLADIFNKDTFHGFFKTDKQGLVEGGRYRPFTLAMFAIEGGIFGHNPFWGHLFNILWYGLTGVVFYLLASGLFAFRWNKVLSAWLAFAAALLFVAHPLHTEAVANIKGRDEIMALLGSLAALYFSLRGYHSGKLGWEALAALCFLVGIFSKENAITFLAIVPLTYWFFTNASIGQIFRYTAPFVLIAIFFLMVRSNVLPDVQIGTASNELMNNPYLKLEGNQYVPFSGAERQATVFYTLGKYIQLFLVPYPLTHDYYPMQIPRMTWGQPGAILSFLLYLGMGIYGVMGLRKKSPIAYGLLFYLITLSIVSNIWLVVGTNMSERFVFMPSVGLCMAVVASLASWFYGVKLPQTTRPQTVIFSIGAIALIFGGLTILRNNAWKDNLTLFRTDAKTSANSAKVRNALGGELIVRAEKIKNDSLTKVAFLQEAATNLLKAIELHPGYKDAFFLLGTCNIHLRNYPEAVKYLEGAYSLNSSDTNTVRNLSVAYRLLGQEEGEKKGNLANALTYLQKALTLSPNDYTTLRLLGVAYHVTQNYALALSYFEKARNQAPQLADAWFELGMAYEFVKDDTNAQQAFAKAGQLDPNIQQKFQDRKQGVGQ; via the coding sequence ATGAGTAAAATACCCAAGGGAAGAAAATCTGTAGGTGGAAAACCAGGCTCAGGCAAAAGTATTCCGACCACTAAAATCACGACACCCACGGCCAGTGAAATAAATGCCGCATTGGAGGGGAGCAAATCCCCACAGCGCTTGCATCTGGCCATTTTGCTGGGTTTGAGTATTTTGCTCTATGCCAATACGCTCGGGCACGAATTCGTGCTGGATGATGCGATTGTGATCACGGAGAACATGCACGTGCAGAAAGGCTGGGCGGGACTTGCGGATATTTTCAACAAGGATACGTTTCACGGGTTTTTTAAAACCGACAAACAAGGGCTGGTTGAAGGCGGGCGTTACCGTCCTTTTACCCTGGCTATGTTTGCCATTGAAGGGGGCATTTTTGGACACAATCCCTTTTGGGGACACCTGTTCAACATATTGTGGTACGGGCTTACCGGAGTGGTATTTTATTTGTTGGCCAGTGGATTATTTGCTTTCCGCTGGAACAAAGTGCTGAGCGCCTGGTTGGCATTTGCTGCGGCACTACTTTTTGTAGCACACCCCCTGCATACCGAAGCGGTGGCCAACATCAAGGGACGTGATGAAATCATGGCGCTGCTGGGGAGTTTAGCTGCCCTTTATTTTTCCTTGCGGGGTTATCATTCGGGAAAGTTGGGCTGGGAAGCATTGGCAGCTTTGTGTTTTTTGGTGGGAATATTTTCCAAAGAAAATGCCATCACCTTTCTAGCCATCGTGCCGCTGACTTACTGGTTTTTTACCAATGCCTCTATCGGTCAAATCTTCAGATATACGGCACCCTTTGTGTTGATCGCCATCTTTTTTTTAATGGTGCGCTCCAATGTTCTTCCCGATGTGCAGATTGGTACTGCCTCCAATGAGCTGATGAACAATCCGTATTTAAAATTGGAGGGCAATCAGTACGTTCCATTTTCGGGGGCAGAGCGGCAGGCTACGGTTTTTTATACCCTGGGAAAATACATCCAATTGTTTTTGGTGCCCTATCCGCTCACCCACGATTATTATCCCATGCAAATTCCGCGCATGACTTGGGGGCAACCGGGGGCTATATTGAGTTTTTTACTTTATTTGGGTATGGGTATTTACGGCGTGATGGGCTTGCGTAAAAAATCGCCCATTGCCTATGGCCTGTTGTTTTATTTGATCACCCTCTCCATCGTATCCAACATTTGGCTGGTGGTGGGTACCAACATGTCGGAACGTTTTGTGTTTATGCCTTCGGTCGGCTTGTGTATGGCCGTAGTAGCGAGCTTGGCTTCCTGGTTTTATGGGGTAAAACTACCCCAAACCACGCGGCCTCAGACGGTAATTTTCAGCATTGGAGCAATTGCCCTGATTTTTGGAGGTTTGACAATTTTGCGCAACAACGCCTGGAAAGACAACCTGACCCTGTTCCGTACTGACGCCAAAACTTCAGCAAACAGTGCCAAAGTGCGCAATGCCCTGGGCGGAGAGTTGATTGTCCGAGCTGAAAAAATCAAAAATGATTCCCTGACTAAAGTTGCATTTCTCCAGGAGGCCGCGACCAATTTATTAAAAGCCATAGAACTTCACCCTGGCTACAAAGACGCTTTCTTTTTGCTGGGCACCTGCAACATCCACCTGCGCAATTACCCGGAAGCCGTGAAATACCTCGAAGGCGCTTATTCCCTGAATTCAAGCGATACAAATACCGTCCGAAACCTCAGTGTCGCTTATCGTTTGCTGGGGCAAGAAGAAGGAGAAAAAAAAGGCAACCTGGCCAATGCGTTAACCTATTTGCAAAAAGCACTGACCCTCAGTCCCAATGATTATACCACCTTGCGTTTGCTGGGGGTAGCCTATCATGTCACCCAAAACTATGCCCTGGCCTTGAGTTATTTTGAAAAGGCCAGGAACCAGGCACCTCAACTGGCCGACGCTTGGTTTGAACTAGGCATGGCATACGAGTTTGTCAAAGACGACACCAACGCCCAGCAAGCTTTTGCCAAAGCAGGACAATTAGACCCCAATATTCAACAGAAATTTCAGGATCGCAAGCAAGGAGTAGGGCAGTAA
- a CDS encoding carboxypeptidase-like regulatory domain-containing protein, with the protein MMMKRKWWILILAGIMSLGAELQAQRDTNLVQFSGLVLDGSNDQLIPVPYTNIFIKGKNRGTYSDLKGFFSIVVEKGDVIRFSTIGYETVEYRIPKDLKDDRYSLVQLMTQDVVNLPETVIFPWPSRDHFRLEFLAMDVTPELQKRAAENLAKETLKKTEVGTRYDGDENADFFLRRQASNYYYYGQAPPMNIFNPIAWGKFFKAWKAGDFKKKE; encoded by the coding sequence ATGATGATGAAGCGCAAATGGTGGATTTTGATTTTGGCTGGAATAATGAGCCTGGGGGCTGAATTGCAAGCGCAACGCGATACCAACTTGGTTCAATTTTCAGGACTGGTACTGGATGGCAGCAATGACCAACTTATCCCGGTGCCCTATACCAACATTTTCATCAAAGGAAAGAACCGGGGGACTTACTCCGATCTTAAAGGGTTTTTCTCCATTGTGGTGGAAAAAGGCGACGTCATTCGTTTTTCCACCATCGGTTACGAAACGGTGGAGTACCGCATTCCCAAAGACTTGAAGGATGACCGCTACTCCCTGGTGCAATTGATGACCCAGGATGTAGTCAATTTACCCGAAACGGTGATCTTTCCCTGGCCAAGTCGCGATCATTTCCGCCTGGAATTTCTGGCGATGGACGTTACCCCCGAATTGCAAAAACGCGCTGCCGAAAACCTGGCCAAAGAAACTTTGAAAAAAACCGAGGTCGGTACCCGCTATGATGGCGATGAAAATGCCGACTTTTTCCTGCGCCGCCAGGCTAGCAACTATTACTACTACGGCCAGGCGCCGCCCATGAATATCTTCAACCCGATTGCCTGGGGCAAGTTTTTCAAGGCTTGGAAGGCAGGGGACTTTAAGAAGAAAGAATAA
- a CDS encoding DUF4286 family protein, producing MIVFNETIKIDETIHQEWLAWMKEVHLPNVMATGKFTEHRVCRLLHDDEDGGVTYAIQYYSPDMETFQQYQQEHAAQLQRSHMERYKDRYVAFRTLMEMV from the coding sequence ATGATTGTCTTTAACGAAACCATTAAAATCGACGAGACCATCCACCAAGAGTGGTTGGCCTGGATGAAAGAAGTTCACCTGCCGAATGTAATGGCCACGGGCAAATTCACTGAGCACCGGGTTTGTCGGCTATTGCACGATGACGAAGATGGAGGCGTAACATATGCCATCCAGTACTACAGTCCAGACATGGAAACTTTTCAGCAGTACCAGCAAGAGCATGCCGCGCAATTGCAGCGCAGCCATATGGAGAGGTACAAGGATCGGTACGTGGCGTTTCGAACGCTGATGGAAATGGTCTAG
- a CDS encoding endo-1,4-beta-xylanase yields the protein MMRTWILNTLALFMLGNAVGQTAYYTTLQSQLSSKYNLSGGAWLLPADESQVLNNLSAYGGTLSGSVTIPGQAFTRLRQMTINSPGTEPWSSAVTCTNTQAITKGSICLMVIWVRSATAEKAKVNLLLERVNTYEKEIFLTTEIGTSWQQFIAPFEADFNYTANQLTFGFQTGFKAQSIEIGGIALIDFKNKYTIDRFPIELHQNYAGSEADAPWRAEAAQRIEQIRKADYTVAVTKTNGDPVSGATVKMEMLAHEFTFGSAITANRIAGNKAQDNTYQQKIFDFDGKGHGFNEVVFENDLKWDAWEQKWFVSNADVAKATVWLNDRGVSVRGHNLVWPGWQYLPTDMKTNQSNPTYLKQRINSRLNEILTYPGIKGVIKEWDVLNEITQNEDLSKAFAGSSGYLTGREIYVDIIKKAKELDPNLKLYINEYSTIDQGNTAGSPIYERTKQYLKEIQNAGIKIDGIGFQGHISSGLVSMYDVKNTLDDFYATFGARSKITEYDYGSLVGDSLAARFTADFLTMCFSHPSMDGFLSWGFWHGAHWLSNGPFFRLDWSMRPAAKAVADLLYDKWWTNTSVVTNPNGIANIRGFKGKYRITVSYNGKVAYTDTVNLTQNSNLSVSLPNTVGLKDFERENFNMQFVNPAPKGSVVAVTCTDVPLNAHIISTDGRILLQVNKPGSKFDILTPYTPGIYFLRVQLKNGQLLGRKLLVE from the coding sequence ATGATGAGAACGTGGATTCTAAACACGCTAGCTCTTTTTATGTTGGGTAATGCCGTCGGCCAAACCGCTTATTACACCACCTTGCAAAGCCAATTGAGCAGCAAATATAACCTTTCTGGAGGTGCGTGGTTGCTTCCAGCTGATGAATCACAAGTGCTAAATAATTTAAGCGCATATGGCGGCACCTTAAGTGGAAGCGTCACCATTCCAGGCCAGGCTTTTACCCGCTTGCGGCAAATGACCATTAATTCACCCGGGACTGAACCCTGGAGTAGCGCGGTTACCTGTACCAACACCCAAGCCATCACCAAAGGTTCGATCTGTTTGATGGTCATTTGGGTTCGCTCTGCTACTGCTGAAAAAGCCAAGGTGAACTTGTTGCTAGAACGGGTTAATACGTATGAAAAAGAAATTTTTTTAACCACTGAGATTGGTACAAGTTGGCAACAATTCATCGCGCCATTTGAGGCCGATTTTAACTACACGGCAAATCAACTCACCTTTGGATTTCAAACCGGATTTAAAGCGCAAAGTATTGAGATCGGCGGAATTGCCCTGATTGATTTTAAAAACAAATACACCATTGATCGTTTTCCCATCGAACTCCACCAAAATTACGCGGGTTCAGAAGCCGATGCCCCCTGGAGGGCCGAAGCTGCGCAACGCATTGAACAAATTCGCAAAGCTGATTACACAGTAGCGGTCACCAAAACCAATGGTGATCCCGTCTCTGGAGCCACCGTAAAGATGGAAATGTTGGCGCACGAGTTTACTTTTGGGTCAGCCATTACCGCCAACCGCATCGCTGGCAACAAAGCTCAGGACAATACCTACCAACAAAAAATATTCGACTTTGATGGAAAAGGCCATGGATTCAACGAAGTGGTTTTTGAAAATGACCTGAAATGGGATGCCTGGGAACAGAAATGGTTTGTCAGCAATGCCGATGTGGCCAAAGCCACAGTTTGGCTCAATGATCGGGGGGTCTCGGTGCGCGGGCACAACCTCGTTTGGCCGGGCTGGCAATACCTTCCTACCGACATGAAGACCAATCAAAGCAACCCGACTTACCTCAAACAACGCATCAACAGTAGACTAAACGAAATCTTGACTTACCCTGGGATCAAAGGCGTAATCAAGGAGTGGGACGTGTTGAACGAAATTACCCAAAATGAGGACCTGTCAAAAGCCTTCGCGGGCAGTTCAGGCTACCTTACGGGGAGAGAAATTTATGTCGACATCATCAAAAAGGCCAAAGAACTAGATCCAAACCTTAAGCTGTACATCAATGAGTATTCCACCATCGACCAAGGCAACACAGCGGGTAGCCCCATCTACGAACGCACCAAACAATACCTCAAAGAAATCCAGAACGCGGGGATAAAAATCGATGGCATTGGTTTTCAGGGGCACATCAGTTCTGGGCTCGTATCCATGTACGATGTGAAAAATACATTGGATGATTTTTATGCCACTTTTGGTGCCCGCAGCAAAATAACAGAGTACGATTACGGAAGTTTGGTGGGAGACAGCCTGGCGGCACGCTTTACCGCCGATTTTCTGACCATGTGCTTCAGTCATCCATCGATGGATGGCTTCCTGAGTTGGGGCTTCTGGCATGGCGCACATTGGCTGAGCAATGGGCCTTTTTTTCGGCTGGACTGGTCGATGCGTCCCGCTGCCAAAGCGGTAGCGGATCTTTTATATGACAAATGGTGGACCAACACTTCAGTCGTAACCAACCCGAACGGAATAGCCAACATTCGCGGATTTAAGGGAAAATACCGGATCACGGTATCATACAATGGTAAGGTGGCATATACGGATACGGTCAATTTGACCCAAAACAGTAACCTTTCGGTTAGTTTACCCAATACCGTGGGTTTAAAAGACTTTGAAAGGGAAAACTTCAACATGCAGTTTGTAAATCCTGCTCCGAAGGGATCGGTAGTTGCCGTTACTTGTACGGATGTTCCATTGAACGCCCACATCATCAGCACTGATGGGCGCATACTGCTGCAAGTGAACAAGCCGGGAAGTAAGTTTGACATTCTTACCCCGTATACGCCAGGGATATATTTCTTGAGGGTGCAGTTGAAGAATGGACAATTACTGGGGCGGAAGTTGCTGGTGGAGTAG